In Lutra lutra chromosome 5, mLutLut1.2, whole genome shotgun sequence, a single genomic region encodes these proteins:
- the CEP72 gene encoding centrosomal protein of 72 kDa isoform X6, whose protein sequence is MAPAGPRLVLCEEKIREKSGLAPHHDLAELQSLSIPGTYQEKITHLGTSLVNLTGLKSLDLSRNSLVSLEGVQYLTALESLNLYYNSISSLAEVLWLHSLPELAAVDFRLNPVVRNEADYRLFVVHMLPKLRQLDDRPVRESERKASRLRFASEEPLGSQQSFRTGPRAGGPCHSRALRADPSAKKCLVMDADDEAVLNLIAECEWDLSNPPGSTSSSQREREADLRSSQESRHLLSPRSAQPQCGDSIKTGHEKRKGSSRGCGPEKSLQDQYWGEPPLQCGQHVHFTPHPDSADIEDSTLSQKSTLSAQKVLNPLPAPEKYRKRRTPGRRSQAPADQEGLRRLERPTMSSSPEETLSRQSGSEGRSERTLSRSEVSEPEDEEPCGRSGTREEVPKLYSAVPPGKKAALEVALLEALLDLVDRYWSGCKSLHGNEVFRAQARHILSSVQAFTATQESSTSASEEMSFLTLENKPLQQRLAEPQRYRVKMGELASDLSEARKQVVVPKGCQSQLSQEPSWAGVLVLPNLMIRPLRLNAYVKKMERSRTT, encoded by the exons ATGGCGCCCGCGGGTCCGCGGCTGGTGCTGTGTGAGGAGAAGATCCGGGAGAAGAGCGGCCTGGCGCCTCACCACGATCTGG CTGAGCTCCAGTCATTGTCTATTCCTGGAACTTACCAAGAGAAGATTACTCACCTGGGAACTTCTCTGGTGAACCTAACGGGTCTGAAGTCTCTAGACCTCTCACGCAACTCCTTGGTGAGTCTAGAG GGCGTCCAGTACCTGACCGCGCTGGAGAGCCTGAACCTCTACTACAACAGCATCTCCTCGCTAGCGGAGGTGCTGTGGCTCCACTCCCTGCCGGAGCTCGCCGCTGTGGACTTCCGGCTGAACCCCGTGGTGAGAAACGAGGCCGACTACCGCCTCTTCGTCGTGCACATGCTTCCGAAGCTCAGGCAGCTGG ATGACCGTCctgtgagagagagcgagcggaAGGCGTCCCGGCTGCGTTTTGCGTCAGAGGAGCCACTCGGCTCGCAGCAGAGCTTCCGCACTGGTCCCAGAGCCGGAGG ACCGTGCCACTCTAGGGCCCTGCGCGCGGACCCCTCGGCCAAGAAGTGCTTGGTCATGGACGCAGATGACGAGGCAGTCCTGAACCTCATTGCTGAGTGCGAGTGGGACTTGAGCAACCCTCCTGGGAGCACAAGTTCCAGCCAGAGGGAGCGAGAGGCCGACCTCCGTAGTTCTCAAG aatccAGACATCTGTTGAGCCCTCGGTCAGCACAGCCTCAGTGTGGGGACTCCATCAAGACGGGCCATGAGAAGAGGAAGGGCAGCTCTCGAGGCTGTGGTCCAGAAAAGAGTCTTCAGGACCAGTACTGGGGGGAGCCGCCCCTGCAGTGTGGACAGCACGTGCACTTCACCCCACACCCGG ATTCCGCAGACATTGAGGACTCGACCCTTTCTCAGAAGTCAACTTTGTCAGCACAAAAGGTGTTAAATCCATTGCCCGCTCCTGAAAAGTACAGAAAGCGAAGAACGCCTGGCAGGAGATCCCAGGCTCCTGCGGACCAGGAGGGTCTGAGACGCCTGGAGAGACCGACCATGTCGTCGAGCCCCGAGGAGACTCTGAGCAGGCAGAGTGGCTCAGAGGGCCGGAGTGAAAGGACCTTGTCTCGCTCAGAGGTGTCGGAGCCTGAGGACGAGGAGCCCTGCGGCAGGAGTGGCACCAGAGAG GAGGTTCCCAAACTGTACTCTGCTGTGCCACCCGGGAAGAAGGCTGCGCTGGAGGTGGCACTTCTGGAGGCGCTCCTTGACCTGGTGGACAGGTACTGGAGCGGCTGCAAGTCCCTGCATGGCAATGAGGTGTTCCGGG CCCAGGCAAGACATATTTTGTCCTCGGTGCAAGCATTTACAGCAACTCAGGAGAGTTCAACAAGTGCGAGTGAGGAAATGAGCTTCCTTACGCTGGAGAATAAGCCTCTGCAGCAGCGCCTTGCTGAGCCGCAACGGTACCGCGTGAAGATGGGCGAGCTGGCGTCGGACCTCAGCGAGGCGCGGAAGCAGGTG GTGGTGCCCAAGGGCTGCCAGAGCCAGCTCAGCCAAGAGCCTAGCTGGGCCGGCGTCCTTGTCCTTCCTAACCTCATGATAAGACCATTACGTCTAAATGCCTatgttaaaaaaatggaaagatctcgAACAACCTaa